From a single Cydia amplana chromosome 22, ilCydAmpl1.1, whole genome shotgun sequence genomic region:
- the LOC134658483 gene encoding acyl-CoA Delta(11) desaturase-like, with the protein MAPYEKDMDAPLTDASVVAPQAASRRYSVVYPAVATMLFWHLSGIYGLYLGVFYAKWATIFFNVILYMCAMLGITAGAHRLWAHRSYKATLPLQVLLMLFQSLAYQHSALRFARDHRAHHKFSDTDADPYNPARGFFFAHIGWLLVRKHPQAITKGKGIHVDDLYRNPVLVFQNKYSFCLTSLLALVLPALVPTYSWQEALATAHHVSALRVLAVWHAFFTTNSAAHERGYRPYDKRIMPTQNLPVTLITLGEGFHNFHHVFPFDYRAAELGNNCLNLTTKFIDLFAWIGWAYDLKRASPDVISRRSNRTGDGTDLWGRVEEDLVGSR; encoded by the exons ATGGCTCCTTACGAGAAAGACATGGATGCCCCCCTAACAGACGCCTCAGTAGTGGCACCGCAGGCCGCGTCTCGACGGTACTCCGTGGTGTATCCCGCCGTAGCCACCATGCTGTTCTGGCATTTAAGCGGGATCTACGGACTCTATCTGGGCGTCTTTTATGCTAAATGGGCTACGATTTTCTTTA ATGTCATACTGTACATGTGCGCGATGCTGGGCATCACGGCGGGCGCGCACCGGCTGTGGGCGCACCGCTCCTACAAGGCGACCCTCCCGCTGCAGGTCTTACTGATGCTGTTTCAGAGCCTCGCCTACCAGCACTCggcgcttcgcttcgctcgggaCCACAG GGCCCACCACAAGTTCAGCGACACGGACGCGGACCCGTACAACCCCGCGCGCGGGTTCTTCTTCGCGCACATCGGCTGGCTGCTGGTGCGCAAGCACCCGCAGGCCATCACCAAAGGCAAGGGGATACACGTGGACGACCTGTACCGGAACCCCGTGCTGGTCTTCCAGAACAA GTACAGTTTCTGCCTCACCAGCTTACTCGCACTCGTGCTACCTGCGCTGGTCCCGACCTACTCCTGGCAGGAGGCCCTAGCCACCGCGCACCACGTGTCCGCGCTGCGCGTGCTCGCCGTCTGGCACGCCTTCTTCACCACCAACAGCGCCGCCCACGAGCGCGGCTACAGGCCTTACGATAAGCGCATCATGCCGACACAGAACCTTCCTGTGACCCTCATCACGCTCGGCGAGGGATTCCATAACTTCCACCATGTGTTTCCCTTCGATTACCGAGCGGCTGAACTTGGAAATAATTGTTTGAATCTCACAACGAAGTTTATAGATTTGTTCGCGTGGATCGGATGGGCATATGACTTGAAGCGTGCCTCTCCCGATGTCATATCGAGGAGATCGAACAGGACCGGAGACGGAACCGATCTGTGGGGGCGAGTCGAGGAGGATTTAGTGGGTTCTAGATAA
- the LOC134658482 gene encoding acyl-CoA Delta(11) desaturase-like, whose translation MKEKMPLADNVELLVAEPPVPAASTAEPQQSTVRYRVVLKFAYWHLGALCGLYLAPSAHRATLVLNVVTFLAAGLGTTAGAHRLWSHRAYRAARPLQVLLVLMQTLACQHCVINWVRDHRLHHKYVDTDADPYSARRGLFFSHIGWLLLRKHPEVLRRGDMIDMADLQRNPVLQFQKKYYYPLNILLAFILPVLIPVVFWGEWWSHAHHVQLLSLMVGSHVTFCVNSLAHARGNRPYDATITPVQNTALYLLTYGEGHHNYHHAFPSDYRLSEFGMNHLNYTTALIELLARIGWAYDLKQASPEMVAKRAHRTGDGSRPCPMTAKDGLGEGRLKLK comes from the exons ATGAAAGAGAAGATGCCCCTAGCAGACAACGTGGAGCTACTCGTAGCAGAGCCGCCAGTGCCAGCGGCGTCCACAGCGGAGCCGCAACAGTCCACCGTGCGCTACCGCGTGGTGCTCAAGTTCGCGTACTGGCACCTCGGCGCGCTGTGCGGGCTGTACCTGGCGCCCTCTGCCCACCGGGCCACTCTAGTGCTTA ACGTGGTCACCTTCCTGGCGGCGGGGCTCGGCACGACGGCGGGCGCGCACCGGCTGTGGTCGCACCGCGCCTaccgcgccgcccgcccgcTGCAGGTGCTGCTCGTGCTCATGCAGACCCTGGCGTGCCAGCACTGCGTCATCAACTGGGTCCGCGACCACAG GTTGCACCACAAGTACGTGGACACGGACGCGGACCCGTACAGCGCGCGCCGCGGCCTGTTCTTCTCCCACATCGGCTGGCTGCTGCTCCGGAAACATCCCGAGGTCCTCAGGAGGGGGGACATGATAGACATGGCAGATCTACAACGAAATCCGGTGCTGCAGTTCCAAAAGAA ATACTATTATCCTCTGAACATTCTACTAGCGTTCATACTACCAGTATTAATACCAGTGGTGTTCTGGGGCGAGTGGTGGAGCCACGCGCACCACGTGCAGCTGCTGTCCCTGATGGTCGGCTCGCACGTCACGTTCTGCGTCAACAGCCTCGCGCACGCCCGCGGCAACAGGCCCTACGACGCCACCATCACGCCCGTGCAGAACACGGCCCTGTACCTGCTCACCTATGGGGAGGGACACCATAACTATCACCATGCTTTCCCCTCCGACTATCGGCTTTCTGAATTTGGAATGAATCACTTAAATTATACGACGGCTTTGATCGAGTTGCTCGCTCGGATCGGATGGGCGTACGACTTGAAACAGGCGAGTCCCGAGATGGTCGCGAAGCGAGCGCATAGGACCGGAGATGGATCGCGTCCGTGTCCTATGACAGCGAAGGACGGTCTTGGCGAAGGACGgttgaaacttaaataa